The following proteins are encoded in a genomic region of Vigna radiata var. radiata cultivar VC1973A unplaced genomic scaffold, Vradiata_ver6 scaffold_7, whole genome shotgun sequence:
- the LOC106753993 gene encoding uncharacterized protein LOC106753993 isoform X1, giving the protein MESRCDSFFAVFPLYVTIHSFGLCFIFCSDKHHPRESINRIVLVLTMDLDGMAKISLLLVGLWLLLNWAGLLSVDQMKYKDPNLSIDARVEDLLSRMTLEEKIGQMLQVERKHTSADLVNKYFIGSVMSEGGSMPAPQASAETWVDMVNEFQKGALSTRLGIPVFYGVDAVHGHNTVYNATIFPHNIGLGATRDPELVKRIGAATALEVRATGIQYAYAPCIAVCRDPRWGRCYESYSEDTELVQAMTEIIPGLQGDIPHNLPKGVPFISGKEKVIGSAKHYVGDGGTVNGINEHNTVIDRDGLMKIHMPPYLTSIDKGVASIMVSYSSWNGVKMHAHHDLITSFLKNTLHFKGFVISDFEGIDRITTPHRANINYSIEAGVSAGIDMFMFPKLYTEFIDGLSMLVKNERIPMSRIDDAVRRILWVKFMMGLFENPYADYSMTKYLGIQEHRNLAREAVRKSMVLLKNGQSVDMPLLPLPKKAPKILVAGIHADNLGYQCGGWTIEWQGVSGNNLLKGTTILNAVKNTVDPETTVIYKENPDAEFVKSNEFSYAIVVVGEPPYAETHGDNMNLAIPDPGPEIIRNVCGVTKCVVIVISGRPLVIEPYVGMIDALVAAWLPGSEGQGVADVLYGDYGFTGKLPRTWFKSVDQLPMNVGDPHYDPLFPFGFGLSTQTTEALFSE; this is encoded by the exons ATGGAAAGCAGATGTGACTCCTTTTTTGCTGTTTTCCCATTATATGTCACCATTCACAGTTTCGGATTATGCTTCATTTTCTGCAGTGACAAACATCATCCGAGAGAATCCATAAACAGAATAG TGTTAGTACTTACTATGGATCTGGATGGAATGGCTAAAATCTCCTTGTTGTTGGTGGGGCTTTGGCTACTACTTAACTGGGCAGGGTTGTTGAGTGTAGATCAAATGAAGTACAAGGACCCTAACCTTTCAATAGATGCTCGGGTTGAGGATCTTCTTAGCAGGATGACTCTCGAGGAGAAAATTGGTCAAATGTTGCAGGTTGAGCGGAAGCATACATCTGCTGATTTGGTCAACAAGTATTTTATTG GTAGTGTAATGAGTGAGGGAGGGAGTATGCCGGCTCCACAGGCATCTGCTGAAACTTGGGTTGACATGGTGAATGAATTTCAGAAGGGTGCTTTGTCAACCCGGCTTGGAATTCCAGTGTTTTATGGTGTTGATGCTGTCCATGGCCACAACACTGTTTACAATGCAACTATTTTTCCTCACAATATTGGTCTTGGAGCTACCAG GGACCCTGAACTAGTTAAGAGAATTGGAGCTGCAACTGCCCTTGAAGTTAGAGCAACAGGAATTCAATATGCTTATGCACCTTGTATAGCA GTCTGTAGAGATCCAAGATGGGGTCGGTGTTATGAAAGCTACAGTGAAGATACTGAACTAGTTCAAGCTATGACCGAAATCATACCAGGATTACAAGGGGACATCCCTCATAATTTACCAAAGGGTGTCCCTTTTATCTCTGGAAA AGAAAAAGTTATAGGCAGTGCTAAGCACTATGTGGGTGACGGTGGAACAGTCAATGGGATTAATGAGCACAACACTGTTATAGATAGAGATGGATTGATGAAAATTCACATGCCACCTTACTTGACCTCAATCGATAAAGGTGTGGCAAGCATAATGGTCTCTTACTCCAGTTGGAATGGTGTAAAAATGCATGCTCACCATGATCTTATTACTTCCTTCCTCAAGAATACTCTCCATTTCAAG GGCTTTGTCATTTCAGATTTTGAGGGTATTGATAGGATCACAACTCCACATCGTGCAAACATCAATTATTCAATCGAAGCAGGAGTTTCTGCTGGCATTGACATG TTCATGTTTCCAAAGCTTTACACAGAATTCATAGATGGTCTATCCATGTTGGTGAAAAATGAGCGCATTCCCATGAGTCGAATTGATGATGCGGTGAGAAGAATTTTGTGGGTTAAGTTCATGATGGGTCTTTTTGAGAACCCTTATGCTGATTACAGTATGACCAAATATTTGGGAATCCAG GAGCACagaaatttggctagagaagcgGTGAGAAAATCAATGGTCCTTCTGAAAAATGGTCAATCTGTTGATATGCCTTTATTGCCTCTTCCTAAAAAGGCACCAAAAATACTTGTTGCTGGAATCCATGCAGATAATCTAGGATATCAGTGTGGTGGCTGGACTATAGAATGGCAAGGAGTCAGTGGGAACAATCTTCTTAAAG GGACTACAATTCTCAATGCTGTGAAAAACACTGTTGATCCTGAAACCACAGTGATCTACAAGGAGAACCCTGATGCAGAATTTGTTAAATCCAACGAATTTTCCTATGCCATTGTTGTAGTAGGAGAGCCTCCTTATGCTGAAACGCATGGTGACAACATGAACTTGGCAATCCCAGACCCTGGTCCTGAGATTATAAGAAACGTGTGTGGAGTAACAAAATGTGTGGTTATTGTAATTTCTGGTCGTCCTTTGGTGATTGAACCATATGTTGGTATGATAGATGCACTTGTTGCTGCATGGCTTCCTGGTAGCGAAGGCCAAGGTGTGGCTGATGTTTTATATGGTGACTATGGTTTCACTGGAAAGCTTCCAAGAACATGGTTCAAATCTGTTGATCAACTGCCAATGAATGTTGGAGATCCTCACTATGATCCCCTTTTCCCATTTGGGTTTGGCCTTTCTACCCAAACTACTGAGGCCTTGTTCTCTGAGTAG
- the LOC106753993 gene encoding uncharacterized protein LOC106753993 isoform X2, whose amino-acid sequence MESRCDSFFAVFPLYVTIHSFGLCFIFCSDKHHPRESINRIGLLSVDQMKYKDPNLSIDARVEDLLSRMTLEEKIGQMLQVERKHTSADLVNKYFIGSVMSEGGSMPAPQASAETWVDMVNEFQKGALSTRLGIPVFYGVDAVHGHNTVYNATIFPHNIGLGATRDPELVKRIGAATALEVRATGIQYAYAPCIAVCRDPRWGRCYESYSEDTELVQAMTEIIPGLQGDIPHNLPKGVPFISGKEKVIGSAKHYVGDGGTVNGINEHNTVIDRDGLMKIHMPPYLTSIDKGVASIMVSYSSWNGVKMHAHHDLITSFLKNTLHFKGFVISDFEGIDRITTPHRANINYSIEAGVSAGIDMFMFPKLYTEFIDGLSMLVKNERIPMSRIDDAVRRILWVKFMMGLFENPYADYSMTKYLGIQEHRNLAREAVRKSMVLLKNGQSVDMPLLPLPKKAPKILVAGIHADNLGYQCGGWTIEWQGVSGNNLLKGTTILNAVKNTVDPETTVIYKENPDAEFVKSNEFSYAIVVVGEPPYAETHGDNMNLAIPDPGPEIIRNVCGVTKCVVIVISGRPLVIEPYVGMIDALVAAWLPGSEGQGVADVLYGDYGFTGKLPRTWFKSVDQLPMNVGDPHYDPLFPFGFGLSTQTTEALFSE is encoded by the exons ATGGAAAGCAGATGTGACTCCTTTTTTGCTGTTTTCCCATTATATGTCACCATTCACAGTTTCGGATTATGCTTCATTTTCTGCAGTGACAAACATCATCCGAGAGAATCCATAAACAGAATAG GGTTGTTGAGTGTAGATCAAATGAAGTACAAGGACCCTAACCTTTCAATAGATGCTCGGGTTGAGGATCTTCTTAGCAGGATGACTCTCGAGGAGAAAATTGGTCAAATGTTGCAGGTTGAGCGGAAGCATACATCTGCTGATTTGGTCAACAAGTATTTTATTG GTAGTGTAATGAGTGAGGGAGGGAGTATGCCGGCTCCACAGGCATCTGCTGAAACTTGGGTTGACATGGTGAATGAATTTCAGAAGGGTGCTTTGTCAACCCGGCTTGGAATTCCAGTGTTTTATGGTGTTGATGCTGTCCATGGCCACAACACTGTTTACAATGCAACTATTTTTCCTCACAATATTGGTCTTGGAGCTACCAG GGACCCTGAACTAGTTAAGAGAATTGGAGCTGCAACTGCCCTTGAAGTTAGAGCAACAGGAATTCAATATGCTTATGCACCTTGTATAGCA GTCTGTAGAGATCCAAGATGGGGTCGGTGTTATGAAAGCTACAGTGAAGATACTGAACTAGTTCAAGCTATGACCGAAATCATACCAGGATTACAAGGGGACATCCCTCATAATTTACCAAAGGGTGTCCCTTTTATCTCTGGAAA AGAAAAAGTTATAGGCAGTGCTAAGCACTATGTGGGTGACGGTGGAACAGTCAATGGGATTAATGAGCACAACACTGTTATAGATAGAGATGGATTGATGAAAATTCACATGCCACCTTACTTGACCTCAATCGATAAAGGTGTGGCAAGCATAATGGTCTCTTACTCCAGTTGGAATGGTGTAAAAATGCATGCTCACCATGATCTTATTACTTCCTTCCTCAAGAATACTCTCCATTTCAAG GGCTTTGTCATTTCAGATTTTGAGGGTATTGATAGGATCACAACTCCACATCGTGCAAACATCAATTATTCAATCGAAGCAGGAGTTTCTGCTGGCATTGACATG TTCATGTTTCCAAAGCTTTACACAGAATTCATAGATGGTCTATCCATGTTGGTGAAAAATGAGCGCATTCCCATGAGTCGAATTGATGATGCGGTGAGAAGAATTTTGTGGGTTAAGTTCATGATGGGTCTTTTTGAGAACCCTTATGCTGATTACAGTATGACCAAATATTTGGGAATCCAG GAGCACagaaatttggctagagaagcgGTGAGAAAATCAATGGTCCTTCTGAAAAATGGTCAATCTGTTGATATGCCTTTATTGCCTCTTCCTAAAAAGGCACCAAAAATACTTGTTGCTGGAATCCATGCAGATAATCTAGGATATCAGTGTGGTGGCTGGACTATAGAATGGCAAGGAGTCAGTGGGAACAATCTTCTTAAAG GGACTACAATTCTCAATGCTGTGAAAAACACTGTTGATCCTGAAACCACAGTGATCTACAAGGAGAACCCTGATGCAGAATTTGTTAAATCCAACGAATTTTCCTATGCCATTGTTGTAGTAGGAGAGCCTCCTTATGCTGAAACGCATGGTGACAACATGAACTTGGCAATCCCAGACCCTGGTCCTGAGATTATAAGAAACGTGTGTGGAGTAACAAAATGTGTGGTTATTGTAATTTCTGGTCGTCCTTTGGTGATTGAACCATATGTTGGTATGATAGATGCACTTGTTGCTGCATGGCTTCCTGGTAGCGAAGGCCAAGGTGTGGCTGATGTTTTATATGGTGACTATGGTTTCACTGGAAAGCTTCCAAGAACATGGTTCAAATCTGTTGATCAACTGCCAATGAATGTTGGAGATCCTCACTATGATCCCCTTTTCCCATTTGGGTTTGGCCTTTCTACCCAAACTACTGAGGCCTTGTTCTCTGAGTAG
- the LOC106753993 gene encoding uncharacterized protein LOC106753993 isoform X3 — protein sequence MIRLLSVDQMKYKDPNLSIDARVEDLLSRMTLEEKIGQMLQVERKHTSADLVNKYFIGSVMSEGGSMPAPQASAETWVDMVNEFQKGALSTRLGIPVFYGVDAVHGHNTVYNATIFPHNIGLGATRDPELVKRIGAATALEVRATGIQYAYAPCIAVCRDPRWGRCYESYSEDTELVQAMTEIIPGLQGDIPHNLPKGVPFISGKEKVIGSAKHYVGDGGTVNGINEHNTVIDRDGLMKIHMPPYLTSIDKGVASIMVSYSSWNGVKMHAHHDLITSFLKNTLHFKGFVISDFEGIDRITTPHRANINYSIEAGVSAGIDMFMFPKLYTEFIDGLSMLVKNERIPMSRIDDAVRRILWVKFMMGLFENPYADYSMTKYLGIQEHRNLAREAVRKSMVLLKNGQSVDMPLLPLPKKAPKILVAGIHADNLGYQCGGWTIEWQGVSGNNLLKGTTILNAVKNTVDPETTVIYKENPDAEFVKSNEFSYAIVVVGEPPYAETHGDNMNLAIPDPGPEIIRNVCGVTKCVVIVISGRPLVIEPYVGMIDALVAAWLPGSEGQGVADVLYGDYGFTGKLPRTWFKSVDQLPMNVGDPHYDPLFPFGFGLSTQTTEALFSE from the exons ATGATCA GGTTGTTGAGTGTAGATCAAATGAAGTACAAGGACCCTAACCTTTCAATAGATGCTCGGGTTGAGGATCTTCTTAGCAGGATGACTCTCGAGGAGAAAATTGGTCAAATGTTGCAGGTTGAGCGGAAGCATACATCTGCTGATTTGGTCAACAAGTATTTTATTG GTAGTGTAATGAGTGAGGGAGGGAGTATGCCGGCTCCACAGGCATCTGCTGAAACTTGGGTTGACATGGTGAATGAATTTCAGAAGGGTGCTTTGTCAACCCGGCTTGGAATTCCAGTGTTTTATGGTGTTGATGCTGTCCATGGCCACAACACTGTTTACAATGCAACTATTTTTCCTCACAATATTGGTCTTGGAGCTACCAG GGACCCTGAACTAGTTAAGAGAATTGGAGCTGCAACTGCCCTTGAAGTTAGAGCAACAGGAATTCAATATGCTTATGCACCTTGTATAGCA GTCTGTAGAGATCCAAGATGGGGTCGGTGTTATGAAAGCTACAGTGAAGATACTGAACTAGTTCAAGCTATGACCGAAATCATACCAGGATTACAAGGGGACATCCCTCATAATTTACCAAAGGGTGTCCCTTTTATCTCTGGAAA AGAAAAAGTTATAGGCAGTGCTAAGCACTATGTGGGTGACGGTGGAACAGTCAATGGGATTAATGAGCACAACACTGTTATAGATAGAGATGGATTGATGAAAATTCACATGCCACCTTACTTGACCTCAATCGATAAAGGTGTGGCAAGCATAATGGTCTCTTACTCCAGTTGGAATGGTGTAAAAATGCATGCTCACCATGATCTTATTACTTCCTTCCTCAAGAATACTCTCCATTTCAAG GGCTTTGTCATTTCAGATTTTGAGGGTATTGATAGGATCACAACTCCACATCGTGCAAACATCAATTATTCAATCGAAGCAGGAGTTTCTGCTGGCATTGACATG TTCATGTTTCCAAAGCTTTACACAGAATTCATAGATGGTCTATCCATGTTGGTGAAAAATGAGCGCATTCCCATGAGTCGAATTGATGATGCGGTGAGAAGAATTTTGTGGGTTAAGTTCATGATGGGTCTTTTTGAGAACCCTTATGCTGATTACAGTATGACCAAATATTTGGGAATCCAG GAGCACagaaatttggctagagaagcgGTGAGAAAATCAATGGTCCTTCTGAAAAATGGTCAATCTGTTGATATGCCTTTATTGCCTCTTCCTAAAAAGGCACCAAAAATACTTGTTGCTGGAATCCATGCAGATAATCTAGGATATCAGTGTGGTGGCTGGACTATAGAATGGCAAGGAGTCAGTGGGAACAATCTTCTTAAAG GGACTACAATTCTCAATGCTGTGAAAAACACTGTTGATCCTGAAACCACAGTGATCTACAAGGAGAACCCTGATGCAGAATTTGTTAAATCCAACGAATTTTCCTATGCCATTGTTGTAGTAGGAGAGCCTCCTTATGCTGAAACGCATGGTGACAACATGAACTTGGCAATCCCAGACCCTGGTCCTGAGATTATAAGAAACGTGTGTGGAGTAACAAAATGTGTGGTTATTGTAATTTCTGGTCGTCCTTTGGTGATTGAACCATATGTTGGTATGATAGATGCACTTGTTGCTGCATGGCTTCCTGGTAGCGAAGGCCAAGGTGTGGCTGATGTTTTATATGGTGACTATGGTTTCACTGGAAAGCTTCCAAGAACATGGTTCAAATCTGTTGATCAACTGCCAATGAATGTTGGAGATCCTCACTATGATCCCCTTTTCCCATTTGGGTTTGGCCTTTCTACCCAAACTACTGAGGCCTTGTTCTCTGAGTAG